Proteins encoded by one window of Gemmatimonadaceae bacterium:
- a CDS encoding chemotaxis protein CheD translates to MMQTTESTADRVIGIAEMAISASGGERLVTYALGSCLGVCVHDPIAGVAGLLHVMLPSSDIDPQKAQRNPCMFVDTGVPELFRAAYRAGAHKERLVVKVVGGASTTDGEQLDAFQVGKRNVLTLKKLLWKNGVILRAEDVGGLRLSRTVFLQVATGEVLVKTNGREATL, encoded by the coding sequence ATGATGCAAACGACGGAAAGCACGGCAGACCGCGTGATCGGCATCGCCGAGATGGCCATCTCGGCGTCGGGTGGCGAGCGCCTCGTGACGTATGCGTTAGGCAGCTGCCTGGGCGTCTGCGTGCACGACCCCATTGCCGGCGTGGCCGGGCTCCTGCACGTGATGCTCCCCTCGTCCGACATCGACCCGCAGAAGGCACAACGCAACCCCTGCATGTTCGTCGACACCGGCGTCCCCGAGCTCTTTCGCGCCGCCTATCGCGCCGGCGCCCACAAGGAGCGCCTCGTGGTGAAGGTCGTGGGCGGCGCGTCGACAACCGACGGCGAGCAGCTCGACGCCTTCCAGGTGGGAAAGCGCAACGTGCTCACGCTCAAGAAGCTGTTGTGGAAGAACGGCGTGATCCTGCGCGCCGAGGATGTCGGGGGACTGCGCCTGTCGCGCACGGTCTTCCTCCAGGTCGCGACGGGGGAAGTCCTCGTCAAGACCAACGGCCGCGAAGCCACGCTCTGA
- a CDS encoding protein-glutamate O-methyltransferase produces the protein MTPPVLGTIGGIELSDAQFRRVGELVTRISGIQLPPGKESLVRSRLAKRMRILGVASVSDYLDLVDRDASRTELAEMVDVLTTNKTSFFREADHFRLLQEVVFPSLERARGEIRLWSAGCSSGEEPYSLAMVARESLGAAASRVRILATDISSRVLEKARAAVYDADQLDDVPPALRQRHFEPVAGAHDRVRVTAATRELVQCARLNLMGDWPMRGPFDVILCRNVMIYFDKATQEQLVSRYAALLAPGGYLLVGHSESLSGLRHGLAYVQPATYRR, from the coding sequence ATGACTCCCCCCGTCCTCGGGACGATCGGCGGCATCGAACTCTCCGACGCGCAGTTCCGGCGCGTCGGGGAACTCGTCACGCGCATCTCCGGGATCCAGCTCCCCCCCGGCAAGGAAAGCCTCGTGCGCTCGCGACTCGCCAAGCGCATGCGCATCCTCGGCGTTGCCAGCGTCAGCGACTACCTCGACCTCGTCGACCGCGATGCCTCGCGCACCGAACTCGCCGAGATGGTCGACGTCCTGACCACCAACAAGACGTCGTTCTTCCGCGAGGCCGATCACTTCCGACTCCTCCAGGAGGTTGTCTTTCCGTCGTTGGAGCGCGCGCGCGGCGAGATCCGGTTGTGGAGCGCCGGCTGCTCCAGCGGCGAGGAGCCGTACTCGCTCGCCATGGTGGCGCGCGAGTCGCTGGGGGCGGCGGCGTCGCGCGTGCGCATCCTCGCCACCGACATCTCCTCGCGCGTCCTCGAGAAGGCGCGAGCCGCCGTCTACGACGCCGACCAGCTCGACGACGTCCCGCCCGCGCTGCGCCAACGGCACTTCGAGCCCGTCGCCGGCGCGCACGACCGCGTGCGCGTGACAGCCGCGACGCGCGAGCTGGTGCAGTGCGCCCGCCTCAACCTCATGGGCGACTGGCCCATGCGCGGGCCGTTCGACGTGATCCTCTGCCGCAACGTCATGATCTACTTCGACAAGGCCACCCAGGAGCAACTCGTCTCGCGCTACGCCGCGCTCCTCGCGCCGGGCGGCTACCTGCTCGTCGGGCACTCCGAGAGCCTCAGCGGGCTGCGGCACGGGCTTGCCTATGTCCAACCCGCCACCTATCGCCGGTAG
- a CDS encoding purine-binding chemotaxis protein CheW encodes MFMSTATATPTIPRLARAGKYLTFYLASEEYGVEILKVHEIIGMLPITRVPRTPTFVRGVINLRGKVIPIIDLRERFGMRQDGAEETCIIVVQVRGIQLGVVVDKVSEVLNIAEGDIEPTPSFGVEVNTEYLLGLAKSEGRVRLLLDIDRVLSASEADAVQVVPTDDARTPASA; translated from the coding sequence ATGTTCATGTCCACCGCGACCGCCACCCCGACCATCCCCCGCCTCGCGCGCGCCGGCAAGTACCTCACGTTCTACCTCGCCAGCGAGGAGTACGGCGTGGAGATCCTCAAGGTCCATGAGATCATCGGGATGCTCCCCATCACCCGCGTTCCCCGCACGCCGACGTTTGTCCGCGGCGTCATCAACCTGCGCGGCAAGGTCATCCCGATCATCGACCTGCGCGAGCGCTTCGGCATGAGGCAGGATGGCGCCGAGGAGACGTGCATCATCGTGGTGCAGGTGCGCGGCATCCAGCTCGGCGTCGTCGTCGACAAGGTCTCCGAAGTCCTCAACATCGCCGAGGGCGACATCGAGCCCACGCCGTCGTTCGGCGTCGAGGTCAACACCGAGTACCTGCTGGGACTCGCCAAGAGCGAGGGACGCGTACGCCTCCTCCTCGACATCGATCGCGTCCTCAGCGCCTCCGAAGCCGATGCCGTGCAGGTGGTGCCCACCGACGACGCGCGGACGCCCGCCTCGGCATGA
- a CDS encoding chemotaxis protein CheA, translating into MPSPTLNDLAARLIATEATDADYHEILDILVALANDPALPEGVRALMGDALIQWTAAPHEARERVANDLQQIVVAAQNRLDLRDRLATMLGADEDAPIPTRSRVPTPVATVVTITAVATEVVTASGAAAALLPADADLSLLPDFIAESRELLEHAEAALLALELDPDNAEAVNTIFRAFHTIKGTSAFLSLDYVTEFAHHAETILSRVRDREIRCVGGYADLALRSCDMIRELLDATQDAVEGRGETIPTGYDELLDVVRDPETNGISERGGAASVARATAARADAGSLPDESAAPRDTLPGVGGGASVAGGHRRAGAAAEPTVRVRTERLDRLIEMVGELVIAESMISQDPIVRQGGHLDLNRKISHAEKIVRELQDLSMAMRMVPLKGPFQKVARLVRDLASRSGKRVEFVAEGEDTEIDRNMVDFLGDPLVHMVRNSVDHGIEPTDERRAAGKPEVGRVRLSAYHASGNVVVEMSDDGRGLDRDRIVRKAMQQGLIASAEGLSDKDVHDLIFAPGFSTAETVTDVSGRGVGMDVVRRNIEALRGRVEIQSRAGQGTTFIVRLPLTLAITDGMLVRVGSERYIVPTINIHLSFRPPRTALSTVAGKGETVMLRDQVMPLVRLHRVFGVQDAVEDPTAALLMVVGDGTQRTALLVDELLGQQQVVAKSLGNGIGRVSAISGGAILGDGRVGLILDVNELLTLARFGEADEHLHSIARAVA; encoded by the coding sequence GTGCCGTCGCCCACGCTCAACGACCTCGCTGCGCGCCTGATCGCGACCGAGGCGACCGACGCCGACTACCACGAGATCCTCGACATCCTCGTGGCCCTCGCCAACGATCCCGCTCTCCCCGAGGGCGTGCGGGCGCTCATGGGCGATGCGCTCATCCAATGGACCGCCGCGCCGCACGAGGCGCGCGAGCGTGTGGCTAACGATCTGCAGCAAATCGTGGTCGCCGCGCAGAACCGGCTCGACTTGCGCGACCGCCTGGCCACGATGCTCGGCGCCGACGAGGACGCCCCCATTCCCACCCGCTCGCGCGTCCCCACGCCGGTGGCCACCGTGGTCACCATCACGGCGGTCGCGACCGAAGTGGTGACCGCCTCCGGCGCCGCCGCCGCACTCCTTCCCGCCGATGCCGACCTCTCGCTGCTCCCGGACTTCATCGCCGAGAGCCGCGAACTCCTCGAGCACGCCGAAGCGGCACTCCTGGCGCTCGAACTCGACCCGGACAACGCCGAAGCGGTCAACACGATCTTCCGCGCCTTCCACACGATCAAGGGAACCTCAGCGTTCCTCTCGCTCGACTACGTCACCGAGTTCGCGCACCACGCCGAGACCATCCTCTCGCGCGTGCGCGATCGCGAGATCCGCTGCGTGGGTGGCTACGCCGATCTCGCCCTGCGCTCGTGTGACATGATCCGCGAGCTTCTCGACGCCACGCAGGACGCCGTCGAGGGACGGGGCGAGACGATCCCCACCGGCTACGACGAATTGCTGGACGTCGTGCGCGACCCGGAGACCAACGGCATCTCCGAGCGCGGTGGCGCCGCCTCCGTCGCGCGCGCGACCGCTGCGCGCGCCGACGCCGGTTCGCTGCCTGACGAGTCGGCCGCGCCGCGAGACACGCTGCCCGGAGTTGGTGGCGGAGCCTCGGTCGCGGGCGGCCATCGTCGCGCCGGTGCCGCCGCCGAGCCGACGGTGCGCGTTCGCACCGAGCGCCTCGATCGCCTCATCGAGATGGTGGGGGAGCTCGTCATCGCCGAGTCGATGATCTCGCAGGACCCGATCGTGCGGCAAGGCGGGCACCTCGACCTCAATCGCAAGATCTCCCACGCCGAGAAGATCGTCCGCGAGCTGCAAGACCTCTCCATGGCGATGCGCATGGTCCCGCTCAAGGGGCCCTTCCAGAAGGTCGCGCGCCTCGTGCGCGACCTGGCGTCGCGCTCGGGCAAGCGCGTCGAGTTCGTCGCCGAGGGCGAGGACACCGAGATCGACCGCAATATGGTCGACTTCCTCGGCGATCCGCTGGTGCACATGGTGCGCAACTCCGTCGATCACGGGATCGAGCCCACCGACGAGCGCCGCGCCGCCGGCAAGCCGGAGGTTGGCCGTGTCCGGCTCTCCGCCTACCACGCCTCGGGAAACGTGGTGGTCGAGATGAGCGATGACGGACGCGGGCTCGATCGCGACCGGATCGTCCGCAAGGCGATGCAGCAGGGGCTCATCGCCTCGGCCGAGGGGCTCAGCGACAAGGACGTCCACGACCTCATCTTCGCCCCCGGCTTCTCCACGGCCGAGACGGTCACCGACGTCTCCGGTCGTGGCGTCGGGATGGACGTGGTGCGGCGCAACATCGAGGCGCTCCGCGGGCGCGTCGAAATCCAGTCGCGTGCGGGGCAGGGAACAACCTTCATCGTGCGCCTCCCCCTCACGCTCGCCATCACCGACGGCATGCTGGTCCGCGTGGGGAGCGAACGGTATATCGTCCCCACCATCAACATCCACCTGTCGTTCCGCCCGCCCCGCACCGCGCTCTCAACCGTGGCGGGCAAGGGCGAGACGGTCATGCTGCGCGACCAGGTCATGCCGCTCGTCCGCCTGCACCGCGTCTTTGGCGTGCAGGATGCCGTCGAGGATCCCACTGCGGCGCTCCTCATGGTCGTCGGTGACGGGACGCAGCGGACCGCCCTGCTGGTCGACGAGCTGCTCGGCCAGCAGCAGGTCGTCGCCAAGTCGCTCGGCAACGGGATCGGGCGGGTGAGCGCGATCTCCGGCGGCGCGATCCTCGGCGACGGGCGCGTCGGCCTCATCCTCGACGTCAACGAACTCCTCACGCTCGCCCGCTTCGGCGAGGCGGACGAGCACCTCCACAGCATCGCACGCGCGGTCGCCTGA
- a CDS encoding response regulator: MKILVVDDSATMRRILVNSLQRIGYSECVEAGDGREAIEKFDASVGFVITDWNMPNMSGLDLTRALRAHADGKAVPILMVTTRSVKEDIIAAVQAGVNNYIVKPFTPQVLKEKIDAILSGAAAAA; the protein is encoded by the coding sequence ATGAAGATCCTCGTCGTCGACGACTCGGCCACGATGCGGCGTATCCTCGTCAACTCGCTCCAGCGCATCGGATACAGCGAGTGCGTCGAGGCCGGCGACGGACGCGAGGCGATCGAAAAGTTCGATGCCTCGGTCGGATTCGTCATCACCGACTGGAACATGCCTAACATGTCCGGGCTCGACCTCACGCGGGCCCTGCGCGCCCATGCCGACGGCAAGGCCGTTCCCATCCTCATGGTCACGACGCGCAGCGTCAAGGAAGACATCATCGCCGCCGTCCAGGCAGGGGTCAACAACTACATCGTGAAGCCGTTCACGCCGCAGGTCTTGAAGGAAAAGATCGATGCGATCCTGAGCGGCGCCGCGGCGGCAGCGTGA
- a CDS encoding flagellar biosynthesis anti-sigma factor FlgM, which yields MKIQGGNGGPIRPDRSRDLSTQSVDQQGRAIDPANTRTPAQVEKFDRVEISDAGRAKAAQLEPTTPGTEQRLAEVRRRVLNGAYDADAVVGEVARRIIERGDV from the coding sequence ATGAAGATCCAAGGCGGCAATGGGGGACCGATTCGCCCCGATCGTTCGCGCGACCTGTCGACCCAGTCGGTCGATCAGCAGGGGCGCGCGATCGACCCGGCGAACACGCGAACTCCCGCACAGGTAGAGAAGTTCGATCGTGTCGAGATCTCGGATGCGGGGCGTGCCAAGGCCGCCCAGCTCGAGCCGACCACCCCCGGCACGGAACAGCGCCTCGCCGAAGTGCGGCGGCGCGTCCTCAACGGCGCCTACGACGCCGATGCCGTCGTGGGCGAGGTCGCGCGCCGGATCATCGAACGCGGTGACGTCTAG
- the fliS gene encoding flagellar export chaperone FliS, with translation MSYGAFAKQAARYREAEVLSASPAQLVVIVYEHLLINLRRARLQLADADAAPRSDSLERARAALTELLVTLDHQKGGDLAARLQAIYTFMLAELSVVGVKPDASRLDAIIALAGELHDAFSQVARAAAESPNAVAAG, from the coding sequence ATGTCGTACGGCGCATTTGCCAAGCAGGCCGCGCGATACCGCGAGGCGGAGGTTCTCTCCGCCTCGCCCGCGCAACTGGTCGTCATCGTCTACGAGCACCTGCTCATCAACCTGCGCCGCGCACGCTTGCAGCTGGCAGACGCCGACGCCGCGCCGCGCTCCGACTCGCTGGAGCGCGCGCGCGCTGCGCTCACCGAGCTCCTCGTCACCCTCGATCACCAGAAGGGGGGCGACCTCGCCGCCAGGCTGCAGGCGATCTACACCTTCATGCTCGCCGAGCTCTCGGTGGTGGGCGTCAAGCCCGATGCGTCGCGGCTCGACGCCATCATCGCCCTCGCCGGCGAGCTGCACGACGCCTTCTCGCAGGTGGCCCGCGCCGCCGCTGAGTCGCCCAACGCCGTCGCCGCCGGATAA
- the fliD gene encoding flagellar filament capping protein FliD, with amino-acid sequence MADSISSITGLASGVQWRDLVDQLISIETQRKLDPITTKKTLAQKRTDAWTSYQTLALKFRDASNALRDSASFGAFQVTGGTSATSGRTLLTASASSGATPGNFAVEVLDVARANKLSGNVVSSATTALGLTGEFAVNGQKVTVVASDTLSNVRDKINALNAGNSPSGVTASVLSTGSTQHRLVLTADTTGASGIELTDDAAGTLQSLGVVDGTKSLNVAADGGVQSSKVSSTTAAIAAMMGVTMPPPSTITVGGRTISVDLTVDSLSSIAAKIAAAGGNATVTSETVNGKSAYRLVTSDTVSASSVDGQRTLEVLGFVKNGRSGIKQDVTSENAYSDGSGATATASTLLSGLSVNGNALGLVAGDTFNVQGQRGDGSTVSLSFTVGASDTLQTVLDKINDATSGFGAGSRTATATLSGGKIVLADSGAGDSQLALSLSATRASDGSTVPLGRQLVSTVGRQREVVTGSDAAIRVDGVVVKRATNTISDALNGVTLNLQQAEVGTTVSVNVARDADALATKVKAVADAYNALVKFRTDQQKDGQPLKGSATLRSTIATLTSQLLSNVSGLSGNFVRAGSAGLALQSDGTLKLDETSFKASLSSNFTDVVNLFATSGTSTNSALTYYTSTAKTVPGSYAVDITAAATVPTVTGTGFSGTYVDDATADSLTITDAVSGTSGSISLTNGDTIDSIVTRLNSLFATSKMAITASKSGNDLVLSGTRYGSGSTFTVAYAGGGADGSAQLGIAAQSFAGTDVAGTIGGVAATGSGQILTAAPPLVGDPLDGLSVAYTGTATGAIGNVAFTLGVGGMLYNVSDIFARPDGTIYDQQQALEKSINDLTTRADTVQQQIDRRRTALIAQFTAMETAISRIQSQGSSLTNLLNSLSSSSD; translated from the coding sequence ATGGCCGACTCCATCAGCAGCATAACCGGACTTGCAAGCGGCGTTCAGTGGCGCGATCTGGTCGATCAGCTGATCTCCATCGAGACGCAGCGCAAGCTCGACCCCATCACCACGAAGAAGACGCTGGCCCAGAAGCGCACCGACGCCTGGACCAGCTACCAGACGCTTGCGCTCAAGTTCCGCGACGCCTCTAACGCGCTGCGCGACAGCGCCAGCTTCGGCGCGTTCCAGGTGACGGGCGGCACCAGTGCCACCAGCGGACGCACGCTGCTCACCGCGAGCGCGTCGTCAGGTGCAACTCCCGGCAACTTTGCCGTCGAGGTGCTCGACGTGGCCCGCGCCAACAAGCTGTCGGGGAACGTCGTCTCGAGCGCCACCACCGCGCTCGGGCTTACCGGGGAGTTTGCCGTCAACGGCCAGAAGGTCACGGTCGTCGCGTCCGACACCCTCAGCAACGTTCGCGACAAGATCAACGCCCTCAACGCGGGGAACTCGCCATCGGGCGTCACCGCGTCGGTCCTCAGCACAGGGTCCACGCAGCACCGCCTCGTCCTCACCGCCGACACCACTGGCGCGTCGGGGATCGAGCTCACCGACGATGCGGCGGGGACGCTCCAGTCCCTCGGCGTCGTCGACGGCACCAAGTCGCTCAACGTGGCCGCCGACGGCGGCGTCCAGTCGAGCAAGGTGTCGTCCACCACGGCGGCCATCGCCGCCATGATGGGGGTCACCATGCCCCCGCCCAGCACCATCACCGTCGGCGGTCGCACCATCTCCGTCGACCTCACCGTCGACTCGCTCTCCTCCATCGCCGCCAAGATTGCGGCTGCCGGGGGCAACGCGACGGTCACCAGCGAGACGGTGAACGGGAAGTCCGCCTACCGCCTCGTCACCAGCGACACGGTCAGCGCCTCCTCCGTCGATGGCCAGCGCACCCTCGAGGTGCTCGGCTTCGTGAAGAATGGGCGCAGCGGGATCAAGCAGGACGTCACCAGCGAGAACGCGTACAGCGACGGCTCGGGCGCCACCGCCACGGCGTCTACCCTCCTGTCCGGGCTCAGCGTCAACGGCAATGCCCTGGGCCTGGTCGCCGGCGACACCTTCAACGTGCAGGGGCAGCGCGGCGACGGAAGCACCGTCTCCCTCTCCTTCACCGTTGGCGCCAGCGACACGCTCCAGACTGTCCTCGACAAGATCAACGACGCCACCAGCGGCTTTGGCGCCGGCTCGCGCACGGCCACGGCCACCCTCAGCGGCGGGAAGATTGTCCTTGCCGACAGTGGGGCCGGCGATTCGCAGCTCGCGCTCTCGCTCTCGGCGACGCGTGCATCTGACGGGAGCACCGTCCCCCTCGGGCGGCAGCTCGTCAGCACCGTCGGACGCCAGCGCGAGGTCGTCACCGGCTCCGATGCGGCCATTCGCGTCGACGGTGTAGTCGTGAAGCGCGCGACCAACACCATCAGCGACGCGCTCAACGGCGTCACGCTCAACCTGCAGCAGGCGGAGGTCGGGACCACCGTCTCCGTCAACGTGGCGCGCGACGCCGACGCCCTGGCCACCAAGGTCAAGGCGGTCGCCGATGCCTACAACGCGCTGGTCAAGTTCCGCACCGACCAGCAGAAGGACGGGCAGCCGCTCAAGGGGAGCGCGACGCTGCGCTCGACCATCGCCACGCTCACGTCGCAACTCCTCTCCAACGTCTCGGGGCTCAGCGGAAACTTCGTCCGCGCCGGCTCGGCCGGGCTCGCCCTGCAGTCGGACGGGACGCTCAAACTCGACGAAACCAGCTTCAAGGCTTCGCTCTCGAGCAACTTCACCGACGTCGTCAATCTGTTTGCCACCTCGGGAACTAGCACGAACTCGGCGCTCACGTACTACACGTCGACAGCCAAGACCGTCCCTGGCTCCTACGCCGTCGACATCACCGCCGCGGCCACTGTCCCCACCGTCACCGGGACCGGCTTCTCGGGAACCTACGTCGACGACGCCACCGCCGATTCGCTCACCATCACCGATGCCGTGAGCGGGACGTCGGGGAGCATCTCGCTCACCAACGGCGATACGATCGACTCGATCGTCACGCGCCTCAACTCCCTGTTCGCCACGTCGAAGATGGCGATCACGGCGTCCAAGAGCGGCAATGACCTGGTCCTCTCCGGCACGCGCTACGGGAGCGGCTCGACCTTCACCGTGGCCTACGCCGGCGGTGGCGCCGATGGTAGCGCGCAGCTCGGCATCGCGGCACAGTCGTTCGCCGGGACCGATGTCGCCGGGACCATCGGGGGCGTGGCCGCCACGGGGAGCGGGCAGATCCTGACCGCCGCGCCTCCCCTGGTTGGCGACCCGCTCGATGGGCTCTCCGTCGCCTACACGGGAACAGCAACCGGCGCCATCGGAAACGTCGCCTTCACCCTCGGGGTGGGGGGGATGCTGTACAACGTCTCCGACATCTTCGCCCGCCCGGACGGAACGATCTACGACCAGCAGCAGGCGTTGGAGAAGTCGATCAACGACCTGACCACTCGTGCCGATACTGTCCAGCAGCAGATCGACCGCCGCCGCACCGCACTCATCGCGCAGTTCACGGCAATGGAGACGGCGATCAGCAGGATCCAGTCGCAGGGCTCCTCGCTCACGAACTTGCTCAACTCCCTGAGTTCATCGAGCGACTGA
- a CDS encoding flagellin, with product MRINTNVSALRAQGNLTRVNEDVSKSMAKLSSGFRITRAADDAAGLGIANVLRADIRSLGQAARNSEQANSVLNIAEGAAGTVQKMLERMKELASQAASDSVDSAGRARITSEYQALRNEIDRTVSTVKFQGNTLLNGAFGATVNTSSTALATTTGVYDIKLTGASTGALTLSSGSSIVTLTNGSVSQTLGVTAGTKQTLNFSSLGVTLETNQTVGAATLAGNITVGAGTGTFLVSSSGQYSGNDAITITGSQLNLSSTSLTVTTDPTTLANAQSAMSQIDQAITSVNTALGVIGSLQSRIEVATENVRTTIQNFSAAESTIRDLDMASEMTTFTKNQVLSQAGTAMLAQANAAGQSILSLLRG from the coding sequence ATGCGTATCAACACGAACGTCAGCGCACTGCGCGCCCAGGGCAACCTCACTCGCGTCAACGAGGATGTCTCGAAGTCGATGGCGAAGTTGTCGTCGGGCTTCCGTATCACCCGCGCGGCTGACGACGCGGCCGGCCTCGGGATCGCGAACGTCCTTCGTGCGGACATTCGCTCGCTCGGGCAGGCAGCGCGCAACTCGGAGCAGGCCAACTCGGTGCTGAACATCGCCGAAGGTGCGGCCGGCACGGTGCAGAAGATGCTGGAGCGCATGAAGGAACTCGCGTCGCAGGCGGCGTCTGACAGCGTCGACTCGGCCGGACGTGCACGCATCACGTCGGAGTACCAGGCGCTTCGCAACGAAATCGACCGTACGGTCTCGACGGTCAAGTTCCAGGGCAACACGCTGCTCAACGGTGCCTTCGGCGCGACGGTCAACACCTCGTCCACCGCCCTGGCCACCACCACCGGCGTCTACGACATCAAGCTGACGGGTGCCAGCACGGGCGCGCTCACGCTGTCGTCGGGCTCGAGCATCGTCACCCTGACGAACGGTTCGGTTTCGCAGACCCTCGGCGTCACCGCTGGCACCAAGCAGACGCTGAACTTCTCGTCGCTCGGCGTCACCCTCGAGACGAACCAGACCGTCGGTGCGGCCACCTTGGCCGGCAACATCACCGTCGGCGCCGGTACGGGCACGTTCCTCGTCTCCTCGTCCGGGCAGTACAGCGGCAACGACGCGATCACGATCACTGGTTCGCAGCTCAACCTGTCGTCGACGTCCCTGACCGTCACGACCGACCCGACCACCCTGGCCAACGCGCAGTCGGCGATGAGCCAGATCGACCAGGCCATCACCTCGGTGAACACGGCCCTCGGCGTGATCGGTTCGCTCCAGAGCCGTATCGAAGTTGCCACGGAGAACGTCCGCACCACGATCCAGAACTTCAGTGCGGCCGAGTCCACGATTCGTGACCTCGACATGGCCTCGGAGATGACGACGTTCACCAAGAACCAGGTGCTCTCGCAGGCGGGCACGGCAATGCTGGCCCAGGCCAACGCGGCTGGTCAGAGCATTCTCTCTCTCCTCCGCGGGTAA
- a CDS encoding FkbM family methyltransferase: MRQELTISLNTGNGARQLRLLLDATRMSQRFMLNDLTAGRLYESETSNFVGSILQPGDTFIDIGAHVGYFSMLAAQLVGPTGAVFSFEPEPANYAHLLEHIDLNGATHVRPLHWAVGASPSIAEFFVNADNDGGHALWEVGRHPFNEQTRKAPVSRKVFVTSLDTFFEGRDMRTLKAIKIDAEGAEFAILVGARDLLRRARIPFIIAEINRYGLESMGASERHVRALMTELGYETYLFQPGQSYIQRLQPEETPQTDYVFNVLFRHPEAPALAAA, from the coding sequence ATGAGACAAGAACTCACCATCTCGCTCAACACCGGCAACGGTGCCCGCCAGCTGCGCCTCCTGCTCGACGCGACGCGCATGAGCCAGCGCTTCATGCTCAACGACCTCACGGCCGGACGCCTCTACGAGTCCGAGACCTCGAACTTCGTGGGGTCGATCCTCCAGCCGGGCGACACCTTCATCGACATCGGAGCCCACGTGGGCTACTTCTCGATGCTGGCGGCGCAGCTCGTGGGACCTACCGGCGCGGTCTTCTCGTTCGAGCCGGAGCCGGCCAACTACGCGCACCTCCTGGAGCACATCGATCTGAACGGCGCCACCCACGTCCGCCCCCTGCACTGGGCGGTTGGGGCGTCCCCGTCGATCGCCGAGTTCTTCGTGAACGCCGACAACGACGGCGGGCACGCCCTGTGGGAAGTGGGGCGCCATCCGTTCAACGAGCAGACGCGCAAGGCTCCCGTCAGCCGCAAAGTGTTCGTCACCTCGCTCGATACCTTCTTCGAGGGACGCGACATGCGCACGCTCAAGGCGATCAAGATCGACGCCGAGGGGGCGGAGTTCGCGATCCTGGTCGGTGCGCGCGACCTCCTGCGCCGCGCCCGCATCCCCTTCATCATCGCCGAGATCAACCGCTACGGCCTGGAGTCCATGGGGGCCAGCGAGCGCCACGTCCGCGCGCTGATGACGGAACTCGGCTACGAGACCTACCTCTTCCAGCCCGGGCAGTCGTACATCCAGCGATTGCAGCCGGAGGAGACGCCGCAGACCGACTATGTCTTCAACGTGCTGTTCCGGCATCCGGAGGCGCCGGCGCTGGCGGCGGCGTAG
- a CDS encoding class I SAM-dependent methyltransferase produces the protein MPTIIDIRDSYRSTLAFVPTRVELPILLNERRLFGCGVEIGVQKGEYSEVLLKYWRGRHLISVDPWREDAPENYIDIANVQQTVHDSFYDVTRQRLAPFAGRSSIWRMTSIEAAPRIPDYSLDFVYIDARHDYPSVLEDLAAWYPKVRPGGIVAGHDYIDGNFPAGDFGVKSAVDEFFAARELAVYSTLLDPPWLTWLVEVPPPPAATAFPDV, from the coding sequence ATGCCCACCATCATCGACATCCGCGACAGCTATCGCTCCACGCTGGCCTTCGTCCCCACGCGGGTCGAACTCCCGATCCTCCTCAACGAGCGTCGGCTGTTCGGCTGTGGCGTGGAGATCGGCGTCCAGAAGGGCGAGTACTCGGAGGTGCTCCTCAAGTACTGGCGCGGGCGACACCTGATCTCCGTCGATCCGTGGCGGGAGGACGCCCCGGAGAACTACATCGACATTGCCAACGTGCAGCAGACGGTGCACGACTCGTTCTACGACGTCACGCGCCAGCGCCTGGCGCCGTTCGCCGGCCGGAGTTCCATCTGGCGCATGACCTCGATCGAGGCGGCACCGCGCATCCCCGACTATTCGCTCGACTTCGTCTATATCGACGCGCGCCACGACTACCCGTCGGTGCTGGAGGACCTCGCGGCGTGGTATCCCAAGGTGCGCCCCGGTGGGATCGTCGCCGGACACGACTACATCGACGGCAACTTCCCCGCCGGCGACTTCGGCGTGAAGTCGGCCGTGGATGAGTTCTTCGCCGCGCGCGAACTCGCCGTCTACAGCACCCTCCTCGACCCGCCCTGGCTCACCTGGCTCGTCGAAGTCCCACCGCCCCCCGCCGCCACCGCTTTCCCCGACGTCTAG